A window from Bos mutus isolate GX-2022 chromosome 1, NWIPB_WYAK_1.1, whole genome shotgun sequence encodes these proteins:
- the OSTN gene encoding osteocrin — translation MLDWRLASTHFILAMTLMLWSSGKVFSVGVTTEAFDSGVLGVQSSPTVREAKSATDLAAKLLLLDELVSLENDVIETKKKRSFSGFGSPLDRLSAGSVSHKGKQRKVVDHPKRRFGIPMDRIGRNRLSNSRG, via the exons ATGCTGGACTGGAGATTAGCAAGTACACATTTTATCCTGGCTATGACACTGATGCTCTGGAGCTCAGGAAAAGTGTTCTCAGTGGGTGTCACAACAGAG GCCTTTGATTCTGGAGTCTTAGGTGTTCAGTCATCACCCACAGTCAGAGAAGCGAAGTCGGCCACTGACCTGGCAGCAAAACTCTTACTTCTTGATGAACTTGTGTCTCTGGAGAATGACGTGattgaaacaaagaagaaaagaagcttCTCTGGGTTTGGTTCTCCCCTGGACAGACTCTCAGCTGGCTCTGTAAGTCATAAAGGTAAACAGAG GAAAGTAGTAGATCATCCAAAAAGGCGATTTGGTATCCCTATGGATCGGATTGGAAGAAACCGGCTTTCAAATTCCAGAGGCTAA